In Oryza sativa Japonica Group chromosome 1, ASM3414082v1, the genomic stretch AAGTAACTCAAGTAAAATCTAAGAACACACTTCCATAGATTTATATGGTGATTATGGCAGAATAATGCAAGATGCAAGATGAAAAGCGGTTATTTGTTACCTTGATCACATTCTTGTGATAGAGGTGAGATAGAGCATTGACCTCACTGTTATACTGTTTTTCAAGTTTTGCAGCCATCTTCCCATTGTCGTCATCATCAGGTTGCCGAATAAATTTAATGGCAACTGGTTTATCATCATAGAGTCCTTTGTAGAGCCGGCTATATGCCCCAGATGCAAACTTATGCCCCACGAGCAGCTTAGATGGATCAAGTGTCCAATCAACTGTAGTTTGAACTGCCTGAGCCATACTAACCCCGCGGTTCCTCCGAACTTCAGTAGCGTCCACTGCACTAACCCTCCTCCTTCCACCATTATCAAAATATCTCCTAGTCCATGAGCTATCCTTTAGAGACTTGTGCTTATCAGAGGACACTGGGGTTGAACACAAATCAGGGCTTTGGCTCATATCAGACAGTTGTCTATCAAACGATTTGCCGTAAATGCTTCTTTCAGATCCCCTTCGCTTTGGGGGAGGGCTTGTAAACCTCCTGCTACTTGCACGTGCTTCTCTGAACACATCAGAAGGCGCTACATTCGGAAGAGGGGACTTTGATCTCAGCTTGTGCTGAGGTCTGTCAGTCTTCTTGAGGTTTGAATCTCGATTCGGGTGTGCCTTGTTCAAGTAGCTGAGAAGCATCGCTGAGCTTGGGCTCTTGACCAGGCTCCTTGCCTTCAGGCCCTTCGAATTAACAGAGTTCACCGGAGGGCTTGAAGGGATATCAAAATCTGCCTTCTGCTTGTTGGCCTTTTCCTTATCAATCTGAAGCGAGGAGCGGGCTGTTGGCAAGCTCACAGAGTGCTTGAACGCAGCCACTGCATCCTCGTCCCGGTTAACAGGCATCGACACAGACTTCCCCATACTAATAAATCTCTGCAGTTTCTGCTCCACATCCCTGCCAAGGGGAGCAATAGGCGCCCGTTGGTGATCCAACCTTGTGTACACGGTGTGGGAGAACTTGGTTCTCCTCAGCCATGAATTCTCTCTCTCCATTCTGGCAAACCACGAAAGCGAAGAGAAGCTACCTCACAAGTGATCAAATTCCAACTTTGGATGCCTGGATCAGTAGAAACCACATGTTGAAGTAGAATTTCgcaaaggagaaaaggaatTTGTCGCAGGAAACGCCTCCAAGAGACCCAAGGCCAGGAATAGCCGCAACTCCTTGGCCCATCTGAAGTCAAATTCTCACAACAGCTTGTTTATAAGATGGCTAAACTATAATTGATCTATGGTTAGCTAATATCTACAAACGGAACCAAAAAACTTGCGAAGGTTGATGAAGAACCAGCAATTGCATAGGCTTCTCAAGATTCCTGAAAGATAAACTGAACTGGGTTAGCAACAGGCAGTATTGTATTGTCAATTATTGGTCATAGAATATGTTTTGGTTCAATGGACAGAGACAAATCGAGtagtatttattattattagactGAAATGGTAGACAAACATATCTGCAATATAATACTAAagaattgacttttttttagctGCGTTGGAGAACAACTGCCATGGTGGAACAGTGCTAAAACACGCTGGTTTTGACAATTGAAGCATCACAGAAACTGAAAGTGCAAGGTTATGACCAGATCAAGAACAAGACATGAACAGCATCTGGATTAGTCTTGACTGATTGACATACTGCACAGATCTCATCTCTCCTTGTCAATCAAAATACGGCGCAAAATTTTTGAACGAAACCTAAACTCTGGAGAGAAAGACATCTCTTCCTTTTGCTATAATTAGCACTAGAGACCTACCTAGATTACGACTTCTCTTAACAcgaccaaacaaaaaaaatctcctGTTCATATATTGAAAAATCAACATCCAACTCCTAAAATTTCATAAtcgcagagagagagaaaaaaaaatactaaaccAATTCAAAGCATGAACCCAGATAAGAACCTGGAACAGATATTAGCACACACTGATTGATGGCTTCAACACCCGAAGCATATACATACATGAACACAAAACCAATCTAGAACACAAAGATCGATGCTTAAGCACtaatcaacaagaaaaaaaacatctagaACAAACAACAAATCACCCTCGAAAGAACTTGCCTTCCTCAACAGAAAACCGATCTGATATCTGAAAGAGCAgcccaagaagaagaaaaggaggaagGGAGATGCCAATCTCTGAagcaaagcaaagaaagaaaccaACCTCCCAGAGATCGCGGCTCGTCGAAGCGGATAGATAGAGAAGGATATCAGAATGGCAACTACTTCATCCCCTCAAAAATCTCGCCTTTCCGTTGCGCGAACCCGAGCAAGCCGAACCGGATCGAGAGAGGACTCAGAGGGAGAGATAATGAGATAGTACTACTATGGTGGTGAAGATTGGCATTCAAAGCTCCCACCGGAAAGATGGCCCGTGCTTACACCCTAGAAACGCAaacgcagcagcaacaacaagcGGTCGCCTCTGCTGCTCTCCTAGTCCTCCCTGAGCCCAGcttaactctctctctcttcctctgtGTTGTGTTCACTGCTGCATTTGAGGGTTCGGGTTCAGAATACGGATATGTATAGGGGCTGGACAAAAGTTCAGGTAAGTAAAAAAGAGGAGGCTTTTTTGGGGGAAACTGTGGATTTTCATTCACTTCTCAGGGCTACAAATCTGGTACTACCATGCGTGTAATcctcgccgtgtttagttctaaaataattcttcaaactttcaactttttcatcatattaaaattttcctacacacataaacttccaacttttccgtcacatcgtttcaatttcaaccaaactttccaattttgatgtgaactaaacgcAGCCCCTATGTGAGAAGGTGATAAACAAATGTGAACAGTGAACATGTGCATGAACATGAATGGAAACATAGTAATTAATATTATTACTATTTCTtgctgtttcaaaatatagtaGTTTCTCGTTATCTAAATTTACCCTGAAATATAGGAGTAGTATTTAAACACCTACTCCTTCATCTCATTTAATCATAGTCTTTCCTTGTTTAATTTTTGTCAAACGAATCATGGCCGTTCTCCATTTAAttcaatatattttcttaattacCTGCAAAACTCTagaaattcatatattttttttagaatggtATCTAGAAGATAGTAGTAGAAGATGAGGGTGTGTATGGaaatacaaataaattcaaggAACAGAAGTGATGAGTGagtttgaggaggaggagaagtcaAAATGCAGAATGCAGGCAAAGGAAAGGGGAAGAGAGGTTGTGGTGGAGTGTGGGGCTGGTAGCATGCAGGCAGAGGTGGAGAGAGGGACAGCAGAATTGAAAATGTCAGCTTTGCACAAAAAGTGGTTAGGGAGTTTTTAAGTCTACATTGGccctctcctttttcttcttttcctacgTTCTTTTCTTCCATTATTGGTGCTTGGGATCCTCCATGGCTAGGTTCATGCAttggtttttgtttgttttactATTTGCATGCATATTGCATCCCTCCATCACTGgctattcctttttttttgcaggaaaataTTTATTTCTTAGTTAGCTATATGTGATGGTGAAAAATATTCCTCCCCTTTTCCCCATCTTATTTGCATGATTTGATTAATGTAACACAAAAGTAATAATGTTATCAAGGCGGATAACCATAAAAGTCGTCAAACTATATTTTTACAAGACACGATACAATTGACACAAGCATTATATTAGCAAATTATTGTGGGTTAGATATGTGGCAAATACATGATATTTTTTACATACACCCTCCAAACTTTGCTTAAATATTTGATGACTAGTGTGACGGTCACACGAGACAAAGATGATAGAAGGTATAAGGAtgtcgacaaaaaaaaaagcttaaggTCAACATGTGGGGGGATACCAAGAAGTAGGACAAGGAAACAACAAATCATCAACCATAAATGGTGACATAAAAAGAGAGACATAGTAAGGATACTAGTTGTATCTTTTATAGCTCTATGCTTAGAAACAACAAACTAGTCGGCCCGTTTGGAATGGAGAAAACGTAAAGGATTCTTCGACATACTATTCTTTCACTATATCAACATTTGGGATGTAGGATTGATgaatatttttcatatgaaaaatcatCAATCTTTGTGCGTATAGAAAACATATGTGATGCCATTCGAAATTTCCCTGCCCGCACCCTACACTCTCATGTGCTTTTGCAATATATTATTTGCAcctatattttgttcatattccTAAGTTTGTTCTATTCATGTGGCatttttttcctgtggtccaaaaAGGAAAATGGACATGCAAACAATGTTTTCTACTAGGGTATCTAGGTAGGATAAAATGGTTTGTAGGAGCATCAAACATTAGTTTATCCATGGAGGGAGTAGTGATTTTCTTGGTTAGTTGACTTTGATGGCGATTCATTATATCCCGCAAATTCATCTTTCTATCCCAAATAAACTTATGTAAC encodes the following:
- the LOC4327068 gene encoding serine/threonine/tyrosine-protein kinase HT1; translation: MERENSWLRRTKFSHTVYTRLDHQRAPIAPLGRDVEQKLQRFISMGKSVSMPVNRDEDAVAAFKHSVSLPTARSSLQIDKEKANKQKADFDIPSSPPVNSVNSKGLKARSLVKSPSSAMLLSYLNKAHPNRDSNLKKTDRPQHKLRSKSPLPNVAPSDVFREARASSRRFTSPPPKRRGSERSIYGKSFDRQLSDMSQSPDLCSTPVSSDKHKSLKDSSWTRRYFDNGGRRRVSAVDATEVRRNRGVSMAQAVQTTVDWTLDPSKLLVGHKFASGAYSRLYKGLYDDKPVAIKFIRQPDDDDNGKMAAKLEKQYNSEVNALSHLYHKNVIKLVAAYKCPPVFYIITEFLPGGSLRSYLNSTEHHPIPLEKIISIALDVACGLEYIHSQGVVHRDIKPENILFDENFCVKIADFGIACEESMCDVLVEDEGTYRWMAPEMIKRKAYNRKVDVYSFGLLLWEMISGRIPFDDLTPLQAAYAVATRHARPVIPPECPMALRPLIEQCCSLQPEKRPDFWQIVKILEEFHSVLSQGGCLDSLKSSNSQDQKKRLLHWIQKLKPSHST